The Prunus persica cultivar Lovell chromosome G7, Prunus_persica_NCBIv2, whole genome shotgun sequence genome has a segment encoding these proteins:
- the LOC18769955 gene encoding casein kinase 1-like protein HD16: MPELRSGVRRSKRLDDLQPSSQPPIGQAENCVLPAQNKTRRRAGGGRGRGGNAVAKGPSPAIPTRATAAGRGRGVRLIDLDPEPCEVRPEAAALGAAEPIYNRVEVVADKDIAMEGGASADKIMGGEEEAGGTPVPDRVQVGNSPVYKVERKLGKGGFGQVYVGRRVSGGTDRTGPDAIEVALKFEHRNSKGCSYGAPYEWQVYSHLNGCYGIPWVHYKGRQGDFYIMVMDILGPSLWDLWNSVGQSMSPNTAACIAVEAISILEKLHLKGFVHGDVKPENFLLGQSGTPDEKKLYLIDLGLASKWKEASGQHVEYDQRPDIFRGTIRYASVHAHLGRTGSRRDDLESLAYTLIFLIKGRLPWQGYQGDNKSFLVCKKKMATSPELMCCFCPPPFKQFLEAVTNMKFDEEPNYAKLISLFESLIEPCMPLRPIRIDGALKVGQKRARMSINLEEDEQPKKKVRLGSPATQWISVYNARRPMKQRYHYNVADTRLSQHVDKGNEDGLFISSVASAANLWALIMDAGTGFSSQVYELSTVFLHKDWIMEQWEKNFYISSIAGATNGSSLVVMSKGTPYTQQSYKVSESFPFKWINKKWKEGFHVTSMTTAGIRWGVVMSRNAGYSDQVVELDFLYPSEGIHRRWESGYRITSMAATTDQAAFILSIPKRKLMDETQETLRTSAFPSSHVKEKWSKNLYIASICYGRTVC, encoded by the exons ATGCCAGAGTTACGAAGCGGAGTGCGCAGATCAAAAAGGCTTGATGATCTCCAGCCTTCCTCACAACCACCGATTGGCCAAGCCGAAAATTGTGTACTGCCCGCTCAGAATAAAACTCGTAGGAGAGCTGGTGGTGGAAGGGGAAGAGGTGGTAATGCTGTAGCAAAAGGTCCTTCACCAGCAATACCCACAAGGGCGACTGCAGCTGGTAGAGGTCGTGGTGTTAGGTTGATAGATTTAGATCCTGAACCTTGCGAGGTTCGTCCTGAAGCTGCTGCTTTAGGAGCCGCCGAACCCATTTATAATCGTGTAGAAGTTGTAGCAGATAAAGATATAGCGATGGAGGGTGGTGCGAGTGCAGATAAAATAATGGGAGGTGAAGAGGAAGCAGGAGGGACACCTGTTCCCGATAGG GTACAAGTGGGTAACTCTCCTGTGTACAAGGTAGAAAGGAAGTTGGGCAAGGGTGGTTTTGGCCAAGTTTATGTTGGTAGAAGGGTTAGTGGTGGCACTGATAGGACAGGGCCTGATGCAATTGAG GTTGCTTTGAAGTTCGAACACCGAAATAGTAAAGGTTGCAGTTATGGCGCTCCTTATGAGTGGCAAGTGTACAG TCATCTGAATGGATGTTATGGAATTCCTTGGGTTCATTACAAGGGTCGACAAGGAGACTTTTACATTATG GTCATGGACATTCTTGGACCCAGTCTTTGGGACCTTTGGAATTCTGTTGGTCAATC GATGTCACCCAATACGGCAGCATGCATTGCAGTTGAGGCAATATCAATTCTTGAAAAGCTTCACTTAAAAGG GTTTGTGCATGGAGATGTAAAACCAGAAAATTTTTTACTTGGTCAATCTGGAACACCTGATGAGAAGAAGCTATATCTGATTGATCTTGGCTTGG CATCTAAATGGAAGGAAGCATCTGGTCAACATGTTGAATATGATCAGAGGCCTGACATATTCAG GGGAACAATAAGGTATGCAAGTGTACATGCACATTTAGGTCGGACTGGAAGTCGAAGGGATGATCTTGAGTCATTGGCATACACATTAATATTTCTCATTAAAGGAAGGTTACCCTGGCAAGGGTATCAG GGGGATAACAAgagttttcttgtttgtaaGAAAAAGATGGCCACCTCCCCAGAGTTGATGTGCTGTTTCTGCCCTCCCCCATTCAAACAGTTTCTTGAAGCTgttacaaatatgaaatttgatgaGGAACCAAATTATGCAAAGTTGATATCTTTATTTGAAAGCTTGATAGAGCCATGCATGCCATTAAGGCCAATAAGAATTGATGGAGCTCTTAAG GTTGGGCAAAAGCGGGCAAGAATGTCTATAaatttggaagaagatgagcaACCAAAGAAGAAAGTTCGTTTAGGTAGTCCTGCTACCCAGTGGATTTCAGTGTATAATGCACGTCGTCCAATGAAGCAAAG ATATCACTACAATGTGGCGGACACAAGGCTGAGCCAGCATGTTGACAAGGGTAATGAAGATGGATTATTTATCAGCTCTGTAGCGTCTGCAGCAAATCTGTGGGCCCTAATCATGGATGCAGGGACAGGTTTCTCTTCCCAGGTTTATGAGCTGTCAACTGTCTTCCTACATAAG GATTGGATCATGGAACAGTGGGAAAAGAATTTCTATATTAGTTCAATAGCTGGTGCCACTAATGGGAGTTCCTTGGTTGTTATGTCCAAAG GTACTCCTTACACTCAGCAGTCATATAAAGTGAGTGAATCTTTTCCATTCAAGTGGATAAATAAGAAGTGGAAAGAAGGTTTCCATGTGACATCCATGACAACTGCTGGCATTCGCTGGGGTGTCGTTATGTCCAGGAATGCTGGATATTCTGATCAG GTCGTGGAGCTCGATTTCTTATACCCGAGTGAAGGTATACACAGGCGATGGGAAAGTGGTTACAGAATAACATCCATGGCTGCCACTACTGATCAAGCAGCCTTCATTTTGAGCATTCCTAAACGAAAATTGATGGATGAAACTCAAGAAACTCTGCGTACCTCTGCCTTCCCAAGCAGCCATGTAAAG GAAAAATGGTCCAAAAATCTCTATATTGCATCAATTTGCTATGGACGGACTGTTTGCTAA
- the LOC18770195 gene encoding LRR receptor-like serine/threonine-protein kinase GSO1, protein MASLMSLPFAAYLIFFFTLNLMPMPCFSCPQEHKEALLEFKTSLTENLLAANSTDEAMVTELLESWNSSSDCCQWNLVTCHSHAASASKRITGLDISYLVLNGSVPSDVLAPLFRITTLMLLNIASNSMQGEIPGAGFANLTKLVYLDMRENRFNGYIPPQLFQFRYLEYLDLSGNFIQGEIPAEVGNLTELRKLSLRQNKLSGRIPLSVASQLRELQVLELQDNFLSMEIPAEIGNLVNISTLALSNNNLSGGIPQSIQKMSKLETLALDKNILNGDIPAWLFELRELKNLHLGGNKLRWNNSNVTIAPKCMLSQLSLRSCDVGGPIPIWLSNQTRLDLLDLSENRLEGAFPLWLAKLQVGILFLSDNELTGSLPPPLFQTRSLQVLELSRNNFSGKLPEDMGENCAVMILMLSENNFSGPVPKSIANIYRLLLLDLSRNNFSGELPIFKPDALLAFVDISSNKLSGKVPATFGLNTIILSLGQNEFSGELPKNLSNLSQLEHLDLRDNNITGDLPTFLTQISSLQVLNLRNNSIRGSISGDLSNLSSLRILDLSNNLLSGNIPPRVGNLIAMIETPDIPTSLPGAFFSFSVEYDLIVNWKKSKQGLSSHNLDIYSLLDLSNNQFSGNIPSSLGRLKGLKLLNISSNELSGSIPLAFGDLESLETLDLSHNNLSGQIPETFAKLQELNTLDLSNNKLVGHIPESPQMDTLIDPNIYANNSGLCGVQIQLHCPEEHPPSAETDESDEKNDTWWFSWATAGIGFPFGFFSAVASMYVVGYFGTVATRTRRGSQCVWQR, encoded by the coding sequence ATGGCCAGCCTGATGAGCCTACCTTTTGCTGCGTacttgatcttcttcttcaccttaAACCTCATGCCTATgccttgtttttcttgtccCCAAGAACACAAAGAAGCTCTACTAGAATTCAAAACTTCATTAACTGAAAACTTATTAGCAGCAAACTCTACCGATGAAGCAATGGTAACCGAGTTACTAGAGTCATGGAATTCCAGTTCAGATTGTTGTCAATGGAACCTGGTCACTTGCCATTCCCATGCAGCATCAGCTTCAAAACGTATCACTGGCCTTGACATTTCCTATCTGGTCCTCAATGGAAGTGTGCCTTCAGATGTCCTGGCGCCACTCTTCCGAATAACAACGCTCATGCTGCTCAACATCGCTTCCAATTCGATGCAAGGGGAGATCCCAGGAGCTGGTTTTGCCAATTTGACCAAGCTAGTATATCTTGACATGAGGGAGAATCGATTCAATGGTTATATCCCTCCTCAGCTGTTTCAGTTCAGGTACCTAGAGTACCTTGATTTAAGTGGTAATTTCATCCAAGGAGAGATCCCTGCAGAGGTCGGAAACCTTACTGAATTGCGTAAGCTGTCACTTCGACAGAACAAGCTATCAGGAAGGATACCATTGTCTGTGGCGTCTCAGTTGAGGGAGTTGCAAGTATTGGAGTTGCAGGATAATTTTCTCTCCATGGAGATTCCAGCAGAGATTGGCAACTTGGTGAACATTTCAACACTTGCATTGAGCAACAACAATTTGAGTGGTGGAATTCCACAATCAATACAAAAGATGAGCAAGCTGGAAACACTTGCGCTGGACAAGAATATTCTCAATGGTGATATCCCAGCATGGCTATTTGAACTCAGGGAGTTGAAGAATTTGCATCTTGGAGGAAATAAACTAAGGTGGAATAACAGTAATGTCACCATAGCTCCAAAATGCATGTTATCTCAATTATCCTTGAGATCCTGTGATGTTGGAGGTCCTATTCCGATTTGGCTTTCCAATCAAACAAGgcttgatctcttggacttgAGTGAAAACCGGCTCGAAGGAGCATTTCCACTGTGGCTAGCTAAACTACAGGTtgggatcctatttttatcaGACAACGAACTCACAGGTTCCTTGCCGCCACCTTTGTTTCAAACTCGAAGTTTACAAGTCCTTGAATTGTCAAGAAACAACTTTTCGGGAAAATTGCCAGAAGATATGGGTGAGAACTGTGCAGTCATGATACTCATGCtgtctgaaaacaatttttcagGGCCAGTGCCAAAATCCATCGCAAACATATACAGACTACTTTTGCTCGACTTGTCAAGGAACAACTTCTCGGGTGAGCTTCCAATCTTTAAACCTGATGCACTTCTAGCGTTCGTTGATATTTCGTCAAACAAATTATCAGGTAAGGTTCCTGCCACTTTTGGACTGAACACTATAATCCTCTCACTAGGCCAAAATGAGTTCTCTGGTGAGTTGCCTAAAAACTTGTCCAATCTGAGCCAGCTTGAGCACCTTGACCTGCGTGATAACAACATCACTGGAGACTTGCCAACATTTCTCACTCAAATATCTTCTCTTCAAGTACTCAATCTACGAAACAATTCCATAAGAGGATCGATCTCCGGTGATCTGTCAAATCTCAGCAGTCTCCGGATCCTGGATCTGTCTAACAACTTGCTTAGTGGAAATATTCCTCCAAGAGTTGGAAATCTTATTGCAATGATTGAGACTCCAGACATCCCAACAAGTTTGCCTGGTGcattcttctccttctcagTTGAATACGACCTGATAGTAAATTGGAAGAAGTCAAAGCAAGGCCTATCTAGCCACAATCTTGACATCTACTCCCTTCTAGACCTGTCAAATAATCAATTTTCAGGCAACATTCCATCCTCTTTGGGTAGGCTCAAAGGCTTGAAGCTACTTAACATTTCTTCCAATGAACTTTCTGGGAGCATCCCATTGGCATTTGGTGATTTGGAGAGTTTAGAGACCTTGGATTTGTCTCACAATAATCTCTCAGGCCAAATACCAGAGACATTTGCAAAGCTTCAAGAACTGAACACTCTAGACTTGAGCAACAACAAACTTGTTGGTCATATTCCTGAGAGTCCCCAAATGGATACACTGATTGATCCAAACATATATGCTAACAACAGCGGATTGTGCGGAGTTCAAATTCAGTTGCATTGCCCCGAAGAGCACCCGCCATCTGCCGAAACAGATGAGAGTGATGAGAAGAACGATACATGGTGGTTTTCATGGGCAACTGCAGGTATTGGATTcccttttggatttttttctgCTGTGGCCTCAATGTACGTTGTTGGTTATTTTGGTACTGTTGCAACCAGAACAAGAAGGGGCTCTCAATGTGTTTGGCAGAGGTAA
- the LOC18769249 gene encoding chromatin-remodeling complex subunit ies6, translated as MEPEVVHAELVLPTHLSFKRIQMYEKYPKGQSRGRHWKHLKQIIQAENYQNYPPNEPNYVNIESPPSMHPCKRICDITGYEAPYYDPRTGLRYANADIFKLIRSLPNEYVQRYLALRNAAVVLK; from the exons ATGGAGCCCGAGGTGGTTCATGCAGAGCTGGTGTTGCCAACCCACTTGAGCTTCAAGCGGATTCAAATGTACGAGAAGTACCCAAAAGGCCAATCAAGAGGGAGACACTGGAAACACCTCAAGCAGATCATTCAGGCCGAGAATTACCAGAATTACCCACCCAATGAACCCAATT ATGTTAATATAGAGTCGCCGCCCTCTATGCATCCATGCAAGAGAATTTGTGATATAACAGGATACGAG GCACCTTACTATGACCCAAGGACCGGCCTCCGCTATGCCAATGCTGATATCTTCAAGCTCATAAGATCTCTCCCCAATGAATATGTCCAAAGATATCTGGCTCTCAGAAATGCCGCTGTGGTTTTGAAGTAA
- the LOC18770115 gene encoding glutamate dehydrogenase 1: protein MNALVATNRNFKLAARLLGLDSKLERSLLIPFREIKVECTIPKDDGSLASFVGFRVQHDNARGPMKGGIRYHPEVDPDEVNALAQLMTWKTAVANIPYGGAKGGIGCDPGELSVSELERLTRVFTQKIHDLIGIHTDVPAPDMGTGPQTMAWILDEYSKFHGYSPAVVTGKPIDLGGSLGRDAATGRGVLFATEALLNEHGKSISGQRFVIQGFGNVGSWAAQLIHESGGKIVAVCDISGAIKNSKGLDIPSLLNHVKEKRGVKGFNGGDPIDPTSILVEDCDILIPAALGGVINRENANDIKAKFIIEAANHPTDPEADEILSKKGVVILPDIYANSGGVTVSYFEWVQNIQGFLWDEEKVNNELRTYMTKGFKDVKEMCKTHNCDLRMGAFTLGVNRVARATVLRGWEA, encoded by the exons ATGAACGCATTGGTGGCAACCAACAGAAACTTCAAGTTGGCAGCTCGGCTTTTGGGATTGGACTCCAAGCTTGAGAGAAGTTTACTAATACCATTTAGGGAAATCAag GTTGAGTGCACCATACCAAAAGATGATGGGAGTTTGGCttcatttgttgggttcagAGTTCAACATGACAATGCCAGAGGCCCCATGAAGGGAGGAATTAGATATCACCCAGAG GTCGACCCAGATGAGGTGAATGCTCTAGCACAGCTAATGACGTGGAAGACGGCGGTGGCTAACATCCCATACGGTGGTGCCAAAGGTGGGATAGGATGCGATCCAGGGGAGTTGAGTGTTTCAGAACTAGAACGGCTCACCAGAGTTTTCACCCAAAAGATACATGATCTTATAGGCATCCATACTGATGTTCCAGCACCAGATATGGGGACGGGTCCACAG ACCATGGCATGGATCCTAGATGAGTACTCAAAATTTCATGGCTACTCACCTGCCGTAGTGACTGGAAAACCTATT GATCTTGGTGGATCTCTGGGAAGAGATGCAGCAACAGGAAGAGGAGTGCTTTTCGCAACAGAGGCTTTACTCAATGAGCATGGAAAGAGCATCTCTGGACAACGGTTCGTTATCCAG GGTTTTGGGAATGTGGGCTCCTGGGCTGCCCAACTCATCCATGAGAGTGGTGGCAAAATAGTTGCAGTGTGTGATATCAGTGGAGCCATAAAGAACAGCAAAGGACTAGACATTCCAAGCCTACTTAACCATGTGAAGGAGAAGAGGGGTGTCAAGGGGTTCAATGGTGGGGACCCAATAGATCCCACCTCAATATTGGTTGAAGACTGTGACATCCTCATTCCAGCAGCCCTGGGAGGTGTCATCAACAG GGAAAATGCAAATGACATAAAAGCCAAGTTTATCATTGAAGCAGCTAATCACCCCACTGACCCCGAGGCCGATGAG ATCTTATCAAAGAAAGGTGTTGTAATTCTTCCCGATATATATGCAAACTCTGGAGGAGTTACTGTTAGTTACTTTGAGTGGGTACAG AACATCCAAGGTTTCTTGTGGGATGAAGAAAAGGTGAACAATGAGCTGAGGACTTACATGACCAAAGGCTTCAAAGATGTGAAGGAGATGTGCAAAACCCACAACTGTGACCTCCGGATGGGAGCCTTCACGCTTGGGGTTAACCGCGTTGCAAGGGCAACTGTCCTCCGAGGGTGGGAAGCCTAA
- the LOC18769296 gene encoding uncharacterized protein LOC18769296 — translation MCPLRFILVFFSAILAGYCAWRTVRSSPGTDINSQDSTNENIPTKKEEFNLRMMTQNVFWVLVDMASGRYLWRKMKQEQVKTC, via the exons ATGTGTCCTCTGAGGTTCATCTTGGTGTTCTTTTCAGCGATTCTTGCAGGATATTGTGCATGGAGGACGGTTCGTTCTTCTCCCGGAACTGACATCAACTCACAGGATTCTACCAATGAAAATAtaccaaccaaaaaagaagagttcAATTTGAGAATG ATGACTCAGAATGTCTTCTGGGTACTTGTTGACATGGCCAGCGGGAGATACTTGTGGAGGAAGATGAAACAAGAGCAAGTCAAAACTTGTTAG
- the LOC18770598 gene encoding J domain-containing protein DDB_G0295729: MVAQLLVGPIPISGGNVSPGAGGFYSNFSHLFSLPCHFQRRRRGRTRTRRWTPQSTSSSWSSSSSSSSWAMINGQQTHYGVLGLSRHATSSEIKRAYRLLARKYHPDVSKDSQAEEVFKSIRQAYEILSNEATRTQYDQELKFQKDTGRKYSGKWSYSPEFENGVRIYKWAEVRQKMQQERHWERYHVNEESSSYGKTDEATEEGEAVQERGSFSEVLRSAFVSLFLLQIFGSRLSLTFSSLMALFDRKLDAGYKIGYVIAWVLGGRGGILLTLCLSFASWVCGKTSSNIVALVVIAMWVGSNLARFAPLPQGALLTLLYMSIKLQVDLN; the protein is encoded by the exons ATGGTGGCGCAGCTCCTGGTGGGTCCCATCCCCATCAGCGGCGGCAATGTCAGCCCCGGTGCCGGTGGCTTCTATTCTAATTTCAGCCATTTGTTTTCCCTACCATGTCATTTTCAGCGTAGAAGAAGAGGGAGAACCCGTACTCGCCGGTGGACACCACAATCAACGTCATCATCgtggtcgtcgtcgtcatcatcatcatcatgggCCATGATTAACGGCCAGCAGACCCACTACGGCGTGCTGGGCCTCTCACGCCATGCCACCTCCTCCGAAATCAAGAGGGCTTATCGCCTTCTCGCTCGTAAG TATCACCCTGATGTTAGCAAAGATTCTCAAGCTGAAGAGGTGTTCAAGAGTATCCGTCAGGCATATGAG ATTCTATCTAATGAAGCAACCAGGACTCAGTATGACCAAGAACTTAAATTTCAAAAGGACACTGGCAGGAAATACAGTGGAAAATGGAGCTACAGCCCTGAATTTGAAAATGGAGTAAGGATCTATAAGTGGGCTGAAGTGAGGCAGAAAATGCAACAGGAGAGACATTGGGAACGCTATCATGTCAATGAAGAAAGTTCGTCATATGGTAAAACTGATGAAGCAACTGAAGAAGGAGAGGCAGTGCAAGAGAGAGGTTCCTTCAGTGAAGTGCTTAGATCTGCCTTTGTATCCCTGTTCTTGTTGCAGATATTTGGATCCCGTTTATCTCTCACTTTTAGTAGCCTGATGGCCTTATTTGACAGGAAGTTGGATGCTGGATATAAGATTGGTTATGTAATTGCATGGGTTTTAGGTGGGAGAGGTGGTATCTTGCTCACTTTGTGCCTGTCGTTTGCAAGTTGGGTTTGTGGAAAAACCAGCAGCAATATAGTTGCTCTGGTGGTGATAGCCATGTGGGTTGGCTCGAACCTTGCAAGATTTGCACCACTTCCACAAGGTGCTCTGCTTACTCTCCTGTATATGTCTATTAAGCTACAAGTTGATTTGAACTAA